One region of Nitrospirota bacterium genomic DNA includes:
- a CDS encoding Ppx/GppA phosphatase family protein, with protein MGRRDDAVVGAIDLGTNAFRLLIGAVTADGRVSTRHVYRVIPRLGEGVGQTGRLTPEAMTRAVEALREIRAIVDRHSVDAVVAVATSAVREAVNAEDFLARVKREVGLDVEVISGEEEARRTWLGVRTGLATADRPVTDAIIVDIGGGSTELIRVCDGRIDCALSLDLGVVKLSERWVHHDPPLDDEVRALDSAARNALREAARLRSKNGPRQVVGTAGTVTAAAVLHLGLTRYEPALVHDRFVPRAALTGITSRLARMTGEERRQLPSLERGREDVILAGLAVLAGVLDLFEAHEVRVSEYGLREGLVVDWAERNLAG; from the coding sequence GTGGGGAGACGCGACGACGCGGTGGTCGGGGCCATCGACCTCGGGACCAACGCCTTTCGGTTGCTGATCGGCGCGGTGACGGCCGATGGCCGGGTGAGCACGCGCCACGTGTATCGGGTGATTCCGCGCTTGGGGGAGGGGGTGGGGCAGACCGGGAGACTCACCCCCGAAGCCATGACGCGTGCGGTCGAGGCGCTGCGGGAGATCCGCGCCATCGTCGATCGCCATTCCGTGGATGCCGTGGTCGCCGTCGCCACCAGCGCGGTTCGCGAGGCCGTCAACGCCGAGGACTTTCTCGCTCGCGTGAAGCGAGAGGTGGGGCTCGACGTGGAGGTGATCTCCGGAGAGGAGGAGGCCCGTCGTACTTGGCTGGGCGTGCGAACAGGATTGGCGACCGCCGACCGGCCGGTCACGGACGCGATCATCGTGGATATCGGCGGCGGAAGTACCGAGCTGATCCGCGTGTGCGACGGGCGCATTGACTGCGCGCTCAGCCTCGACCTTGGGGTGGTCAAGCTCAGCGAACGGTGGGTGCATCATGATCCGCCGCTCGACGACGAGGTGCGCGCGCTGGACTCGGCCGCTCGGAACGCGTTACGTGAAGCGGCGAGGCTGCGATCCAAGAATGGGCCACGTCAGGTCGTGGGCACGGCTGGGACGGTAACCGCCGCGGCCGTGCTGCACCTCGGGTTGACCCGATACGAGCCGGCGCTCGTTCACGATCGCTTCGTCCCCAGGGCTGCGCTTACCGGCATCACCTCCCGGCTGGCGCGAATGACGGGTGAAGAACGGCGCCAACTCCCCTCATTGGAGCGGGGACGGGAGGACGTCATTCTCGCCGGCTTGGCCGTTCTGGCCGGGGTTCTGGACCTGTTCGAGGCTCACGAGGTGCGGGTCAGCGAATACGGTCTTCGCGAAGGGTTGGTCGTGGACTGGGCCGAGCGCAACCTGGCGGGATAG
- a CDS encoding tetratricopeptide repeat protein produces MPQPIKTPAKRPMLAPEDFLRPEGLQHWLIENLKTIMATAGVLVLAGAAWGIVEFVQHRAEEQAAGLYAEAMSAYQTALAPERQLRELSPETKEALERAAAAFQTVRDKHPRTRHAALALFHQANAYASLERVDDAIASYEQWLATYKGHELAPLVIQRLAYALWANGKPEEALARFDEVAKTPDALNRDLAYFEKGRVLEQLGKKDQAIEAYTALAKEFNASPWTSEGNARIVALGGTPPGREPEEQAAGANAEPQPPGPPAEATPPPSSAQPPQ; encoded by the coding sequence GTGCCGCAACCGATCAAAACGCCCGCCAAACGCCCAATGTTGGCGCCGGAAGATTTCCTCCGGCCCGAAGGACTCCAGCATTGGCTGATCGAGAACCTCAAGACCATCATGGCGACCGCGGGCGTGCTGGTGCTCGCTGGCGCTGCCTGGGGCATCGTCGAATTTGTGCAGCACCGCGCGGAAGAACAGGCCGCGGGGTTGTATGCCGAGGCGATGAGCGCGTACCAGACGGCGCTGGCCCCCGAACGTCAACTGCGGGAACTCTCGCCGGAGACGAAAGAAGCCCTGGAGCGGGCGGCCGCCGCGTTTCAGACAGTTCGCGACAAACATCCTCGAACCCGACACGCGGCGCTGGCCCTGTTCCACCAAGCCAACGCGTACGCGTCGCTCGAACGCGTTGACGACGCGATCGCCAGCTACGAACAGTGGCTCGCCACCTATAAAGGACACGAGTTGGCTCCGCTCGTGATCCAACGACTCGCTTATGCGCTCTGGGCCAATGGCAAGCCCGAGGAAGCGCTCGCTCGATTCGACGAAGTCGCCAAGACCCCAGACGCTCTGAACCGCGACCTCGCCTACTTTGAAAAAGGGCGCGTGCTCGAACAGCTCGGGAAGAAGGATCAGGCGATCGAGGCCTACACCGCGCTGGCAAAGGAATTTAACGCCTCGCCTTGGACCAGCGAAGGAAACGCCAGAATCGTGGCCCTCGGAGGAACTCCTCCCGGTCGTGAGCCCGAGGAACAAGCAGCCGGTGCGAACGCTGAACCGCAACCCCCTGGTCCACCGGCTGAGGCCACGCCTCCCCCATCATCAGCTCAACCGCCGCAATAG